Sequence from the Hyalangium minutum genome:
TGCAGAGCACCGCATCCTGCTGCTCCGTGAACTCAGCGAGCGGCGGCAGGCCGACCCGCGAGAGAAGGATGGAGAGCACTTCGAGAGGGCTGATGGACACGGCGCCGACGCCCAGCGAGACCACCACGCTCAGGAGCAGGATCGGCACGAGGACGAGCAGCCCCTTCGCCCTCTTGCCTCGGGCGATTGGGACGTACTCGGTCGGCTGCAAGGCCAGCTCACCGGGAAGGCTGCTCATGAATGGCCGTGAAGAGGGTGTCCGCGAACTGGGGAAAGCGAGGACCGACCCAACGAATGGTGTTGTCCACGGCCAGGATCTTCTTGTTCTTCCCAGCCGGAGTCAGGGCCACGCCCGGGAGCTTCAGGGCCCCCTCGACGCCGCCCACCGCCTCGAGGCCGCGGTTCAGCATGAGGATCGCATCGGGGAAAGCCTGCACCATGCCCTCGGCTGTCAGCGCCTTGGTCCCCGTGGTGAAGTCTGCGGCGTTCTGGCCTCCCGCCAGCTCGATGAGCACGTGGACGCCCGTCTCCTTGCCGTAGACGAAGGCCTCTCCCGGGCCATGCGCGTAGAGGAAGAGGATCCGAGGCTTCTTCTTCAGCGCCGCGATCTTGGTGGCCAGGTCCGCGCGCTGCTTGTCGAGTTCCTGCATCACCCGCTTGCCGGCGTCCTGAACGTTGAAGAGTCGCGCGATGATGTCGATGCGCCTCTTCAGACCGTCGATCCCATCCTTGGCGGAGTT
This genomic interval carries:
- a CDS encoding heme/hemin ABC transporter substrate-binding protein, translating into MTRPVFSLLLLGIVFASPLSLAEPLKGVDGQSVDIAAPKRVVAVNSSLVEILFRLGKGDAIVGTDVGGTWPPEQEKIAKVGHPYHPSIEGIISLKPDLVLATEENLTPATAGQLRSAGVPVLILENSAKDGIDGLKRRIDIIARLFNVQDAGKRVMQELDKQRADLATKIAALKKKPRILFLYAHGPGEAFVYGKETGVHVLIELAGGQNAADFTTGTKALTAEGMVQAFPDAILMLNRGLEAVGGVEGALKLPGVALTPAGKNKKILAVDNTIRWVGPRFPQFADTLFTAIHEQPSR